A genomic window from Paenibacillus sp. FSL K6-0276 includes:
- a CDS encoding glutamine--tRNA ligase/YqeY domain fusion protein, with protein MENRSTPSNFIKNVITEDLRTGKVKEVVTRFPPEPNGYLHIGHAKAIWINFTLADEFGGKTNLRFDDTNPAKEDMEYVNSIQEDVKWLGYEWEELRFASDYFEEMYKRAELLITKGKAYVDDLSADEIRQLRGTLTEPGQNSPHRDRSIEENLDLFRRMRAGEFKDGEKVLRAKIDMASPNINLRDPVIYRITHAHHHNTGDKWCIYPMYTFAHPLEDAIEGVTHSLCSLEFEDQRPFYDWVVAECEMPAVPHQYEFGRLNLAQTMTSKRKLKLLVDEGHVDGWDDPRMPTISGLRRRGYTPEAIRKFVYEAGISKSQGLVDLQMLEHFIREDLKLTVPRTMAVLRPLKVVITNYPEGQTEWLEAENNTENEEMGVRQIPFSREIYVERDDFMENPPNKYFRLFPGNEVRLKHAYFIKCNEVIKDENGEVVELHCTYDPETKSGSGFTGRKVKGTLHWVEASQAVPAEFRLYEPLISAEEADEAVEVEGLDSSVEKSEPSFLDQLNPKSIEILQGFVEPALKDSVAQDKFQFFRHGYFNVDSKYSAPGHLVFNLIVSLKSSFQPPKQG; from the coding sequence GTGGAAAACCGTAGCACCCCCTCCAATTTTATTAAGAATGTTATTACCGAAGACCTCCGTACGGGTAAAGTAAAGGAAGTTGTCACACGCTTTCCGCCGGAGCCGAACGGTTATTTACATATCGGACATGCTAAGGCGATTTGGATTAACTTTACACTGGCGGACGAGTTCGGTGGTAAGACTAACCTGAGATTTGACGACACGAATCCGGCCAAAGAGGATATGGAATACGTAAACTCAATTCAAGAAGATGTAAAGTGGCTCGGTTATGAATGGGAAGAGCTGCGTTTTGCATCGGATTATTTTGAGGAAATGTACAAACGTGCCGAATTATTAATTACAAAGGGCAAAGCTTATGTAGATGACCTCAGTGCGGATGAAATTCGCCAATTGCGGGGAACGCTGACCGAGCCAGGACAGAACAGTCCACATCGTGATCGTAGCATTGAAGAGAATTTGGATCTGTTCCGCCGTATGCGGGCAGGCGAATTCAAGGATGGGGAGAAGGTCCTTCGCGCCAAGATCGATATGGCTTCACCAAATATTAATCTACGTGATCCTGTTATCTACCGTATCACTCATGCGCATCACCATAACACAGGCGACAAATGGTGTATTTATCCAATGTATACATTCGCTCATCCGCTAGAAGATGCTATCGAGGGAGTCACTCACTCTCTTTGCTCGTTGGAATTCGAAGATCAGCGTCCATTCTACGATTGGGTCGTAGCTGAATGTGAGATGCCAGCTGTCCCACATCAATATGAATTTGGTCGTCTGAATCTGGCTCAAACGATGACTAGTAAGCGTAAGCTGAAGCTGCTTGTAGACGAAGGACATGTGGATGGCTGGGATGACCCGCGGATGCCGACGATCTCCGGTCTGCGCCGCAGAGGATATACGCCGGAAGCGATTCGTAAGTTCGTGTATGAGGCGGGGATCTCCAAGAGCCAAGGTCTAGTGGACCTGCAAATGCTGGAACACTTTATACGTGAGGATCTTAAGCTAACTGTACCGCGTACAATGGCTGTGTTACGACCGCTTAAGGTTGTAATTACCAACTACCCTGAAGGTCAAACAGAATGGCTTGAAGCGGAGAATAATACAGAGAATGAGGAAATGGGTGTACGCCAAATTCCGTTCTCTCGCGAGATTTATGTGGAACGTGATGACTTTATGGAGAATCCGCCGAATAAATATTTCCGGTTGTTCCCCGGCAATGAAGTACGTCTGAAACACGCTTATTTCATCAAATGTAATGAAGTTATTAAGGATGAGAATGGCGAGGTTGTTGAGCTGCACTGTACGTATGATCCAGAAACGAAGAGTGGCAGCGGATTTACAGGTCGCAAAGTAAAAGGCACTTTGCACTGGGTAGAAGCTAGCCAAGCGGTACCTGCAGAATTCCGTTTATACGAGCCTCTAATTTCTGCTGAAGAAGCGGATGAGGCTGTGGAAGTTGAAGGTTTGGATTCCTCAGTAGAGAAATCGGAGCCTAGCTTCTTAGATCAGCTTAATCCTAAGTCCATAGAAATCCTGCAAGGTTTTGTTGAACCTGCACTTAAGGATAGCGTGGCTCAGGATAAATTCCAGTTCTTCCGTCATGGTTACTTTAATGTGGATAGCAAGTATTCGGCTCCAGGACATCTCGTATTCAATCTTATCGTTTCATTGAAAAGTTCATTTCAGCCTCCTAAACAAGGCTAA
- a CDS encoding GNAT family protein — protein MFNYVIDEELMLKPLMPEHARHMFTLVEHSRERLRQWLPWVDAVTEQGHTLNFIKNAVKQSTDNGAFTAGLWVRGELAGVIGYHQIDWHNRSVGIGYWLGEGYEGKGYMTSACRVLVDYALLEMELQRVEIRCATANVSSRAIPERLGFVLEGVIRQAEQLPNGYVNHAIYGLLRSEWQLLG, from the coding sequence TTGTTTAATTATGTCATCGATGAAGAGCTTATGTTAAAGCCGCTCATGCCAGAGCACGCTCGTCACATGTTCACGTTAGTAGAGCACTCGCGAGAACGGCTAAGACAATGGCTCCCTTGGGTGGATGCCGTTACGGAGCAGGGTCACACTCTAAATTTCATCAAAAACGCGGTTAAACAAAGCACCGACAATGGTGCTTTTACCGCTGGATTGTGGGTTCGCGGTGAACTCGCCGGTGTGATTGGGTATCACCAGATTGACTGGCATAACCGATCTGTTGGGATCGGTTACTGGCTTGGTGAAGGATATGAAGGTAAAGGGTATATGACCAGCGCCTGTCGGGTTCTAGTGGACTATGCACTACTGGAAATGGAGCTGCAACGTGTAGAGATTCGCTGCGCGACCGCTAATGTTTCCAGCCGAGCGATTCCAGAACGGCTTGGTTTTGTACTCGAGGGTGTGATTAGGCAGGCAGAACAGCTGCCAAATGGCTACGTGAACCACGCTATATACGGTTTATTGCGTAGTGAGTGGCAGCTACTGGGCTAA
- a CDS encoding MOSC domain-containing protein — MEIISLNVGRPVTVDYRGKPLETGIYKMPAEGSVQLHTNGFDGDGQADLKHHGGPDKAVCAYPIEHYSYWEKQLGKKLEYSAFGENITTAGLLETKVCIGDVYEIGTTLLQVSQPRYPCFKISQKHGPADLPAQVLDTRYSGFYLRVLREGKISTGDVIVKKEDGAGRASVSHVLHLMQVGLQEEAALAELVELEALSAVVRNKFRKQLGMPEI; from the coding sequence ATGGAGATCATCTCGCTTAATGTGGGGCGACCGGTTACGGTGGATTATCGGGGTAAGCCTTTGGAGACTGGGATTTATAAAATGCCTGCAGAAGGATCGGTTCAACTACATACAAACGGATTTGATGGAGATGGTCAGGCAGATCTTAAACATCACGGAGGCCCTGATAAGGCAGTTTGTGCCTATCCCATCGAGCATTATTCCTACTGGGAGAAGCAGCTTGGGAAGAAGCTGGAATACTCTGCCTTCGGAGAAAATATAACAACAGCTGGCCTACTGGAGACAAAGGTGTGCATTGGCGATGTATATGAAATAGGCACCACCTTGCTGCAAGTTAGCCAGCCACGATATCCTTGCTTCAAAATCTCACAAAAGCACGGACCTGCAGATTTACCAGCTCAAGTGTTGGATACCAGATACAGCGGGTTTTACTTACGCGTTTTGCGTGAAGGGAAAATTTCCACCGGTGATGTAATCGTCAAAAAAGAAGATGGAGCAGGTAGAGCATCCGTGTCGCACGTACTGCATTTAATGCAGGTTGGTCTTCAGGAGGAGGCTGCTCTAGCAGAGCTTGTAGAGCTGGAAGCTCTTTCTGCCGTAGTTCGGAACAAGTTTAGAAAACAGCTGGGTATGCCAGAGATCTAG
- a CDS encoding GNAT family N-acetyltransferase, which produces MKQSNRDKLIIRPSEIKDVRELIHLDHMIWTEDTSPGPLMWRSQEDYLLNAPPGSQLVALKDDKLCGYVGFGCPSRMESNRHVCEVNIAVHPDYQRLGIGQQLMEAIREHAVENAIRKLRLRVLSCNEPALSFYRKCGFVEEGRLREEFYLGGRYVDEIFMCCMLTGGNGYGDHLA; this is translated from the coding sequence ATGAAACAAAGCAATAGGGATAAGCTTATAATAAGGCCCTCAGAGATCAAAGACGTACGAGAACTGATTCATCTGGATCATATGATCTGGACGGAGGATACTAGCCCGGGGCCATTAATGTGGCGTTCACAAGAGGATTACCTACTGAATGCTCCCCCGGGTTCGCAGCTTGTAGCGCTGAAGGATGACAAGTTATGCGGATATGTTGGATTTGGCTGTCCTAGTAGAATGGAGAGCAACAGGCATGTGTGCGAAGTCAATATTGCTGTTCATCCGGATTATCAACGTTTAGGCATTGGCCAGCAGCTCATGGAGGCCATTAGGGAACATGCTGTGGAAAATGCCATTCGTAAGCTTCGTCTACGCGTATTATCCTGTAATGAACCAGCGCTTTCTTTTTATCGTAAATGCGGTTTTGTGGAAGAGGGACGTCTGCGGGAGGAATTTTATCTTGGTGGCCGTTATGTGGATGAGATATTTATGTGCTGCATGCTGACAGGAGGAAATGGATATGGAGATCATCTCGCTTAA
- a CDS encoding MFS transporter, which yields MKFLQNYPKEVKIFLIASLINATGSALMWPLVTMYVFDELGRSMSDAGLVILIQSVGGIVGQLLGGSLYHKVGVNRLIVGSLAMNALALFTLPAASNNWMLFMVAMGLVGLFNSLSLPAIQAFIGFRFTKQRGELFNVIYVANNIGVALGTALSGFLADISYMLSFVMNGVTSAVFAGFFFVYLKKIGGGPSHEVVEQQKTGPEKQSTWKLMGHTRIYLYMGIASMFLLLGNSIWNTGVSPFIISEGWPKKTYGFLWTLNGILIFAAQPLVTVIKRWFASTSTAQMTASALFYLGGYAILLWMPTYSGLVLGMVLATLGEMLISPAMPSFISDHAGRSAPFYLGLSGGMGAVGRVIGPYLMGRLYDSGGLAPTAWLACAMAVLSVGFFIIHAYGNRRGHSLERTTV from the coding sequence ATGAAGTTCTTACAGAATTATCCTAAAGAAGTTAAAATATTTTTAATCGCCAGCCTTATTAACGCAACGGGTAGTGCACTGATGTGGCCACTTGTTACGATGTATGTTTTTGATGAGCTTGGACGCAGCATGTCGGATGCTGGACTAGTGATTCTTATTCAATCGGTTGGCGGGATCGTGGGTCAACTACTCGGGGGCTCACTCTATCATAAGGTAGGCGTAAACCGGCTGATTGTCGGATCGCTGGCCATGAATGCACTTGCACTGTTCACTTTGCCGGCAGCAAGTAACAACTGGATGTTGTTTATGGTCGCAATGGGACTGGTAGGGCTTTTTAATTCACTGTCATTACCTGCGATTCAGGCGTTTATCGGCTTTCGCTTCACGAAGCAGCGCGGAGAGCTGTTTAATGTTATTTATGTCGCCAATAATATTGGTGTAGCATTAGGTACGGCGTTAAGTGGTTTTCTGGCTGATATTTCTTATATGCTCAGCTTTGTGATGAACGGCGTGACATCCGCAGTATTTGCGGGATTCTTTTTTGTTTATCTCAAGAAAATCGGTGGAGGTCCTTCACATGAGGTTGTAGAACAGCAGAAGACTGGACCTGAGAAACAATCCACATGGAAGCTAATGGGACATACACGGATTTATCTTTATATGGGGATTGCCTCCATGTTCCTGCTGTTAGGGAACTCTATCTGGAATACTGGGGTATCCCCATTCATTATTTCTGAAGGTTGGCCTAAGAAAACCTATGGTTTTCTCTGGACACTGAACGGTATTCTTATCTTTGCGGCTCAGCCGCTCGTAACGGTTATTAAACGCTGGTTCGCGTCTACCTCAACGGCGCAAATGACAGCAAGTGCTCTATTTTATTTGGGTGGGTATGCTATTCTTCTATGGATGCCGACCTATTCAGGTTTAGTGCTTGGGATGGTACTCGCTACGCTTGGGGAAATGCTGATATCTCCGGCCATGCCTTCCTTTATCTCGGACCATGCAGGTCGCAGTGCCCCATTCTATTTAGGGCTAAGTGGAGGGATGGGTGCAGTCGGGAGGGTGATTGGACCCTACTTAATGGGGAGGTTGTACGATAGTGGAGGCTTAGCGCCTACAGCATGGCTGGCATGTGCGATGGCGGTATTATCCGTAGGGTTCTTCATTATTCATGCATATGGCAATCGTCGAGGCCATTCGCTGGAGCGGACAACAGTATAG
- a CDS encoding formate/nitrite transporter family protein — translation MAYNKPQQIAAVTVENGIKKAHNPLSTVLILGFLGGAFIALGFLLDIRVIAGAPQEWGSIANFIGAAVFPVGLILVLLAGGELLTGNMMAVPLAFMAKKISFWEVVKNLVLITLSNLAGALFVAYFFGHVVGLTADGVYLEKVVEMAGHKLEAGFLPAFVSGIGCNWLVALAVWLCYGADNFSGKILGIWFPTMAFVAIGFQHVVANMFLIPAAIFEGYFSWGQYFSNFVPVWLGNLTGGAIFVAAAYWMAYLRKEPAAIQSVNSMSGSGVKKHA, via the coding sequence ATGGCTTATAATAAACCGCAGCAGATTGCCGCAGTTACGGTCGAGAACGGCATAAAAAAGGCGCACAATCCTTTAAGCACCGTACTTATTCTGGGTTTTCTGGGAGGAGCGTTTATTGCGCTCGGATTTTTACTGGATATTCGTGTCATTGCTGGCGCACCGCAAGAATGGGGATCTATTGCTAACTTTATTGGGGCAGCAGTCTTCCCTGTTGGATTGATTCTAGTACTGCTTGCAGGTGGAGAACTACTGACAGGCAATATGATGGCCGTGCCGCTCGCTTTTATGGCAAAGAAGATTTCTTTCTGGGAAGTCGTCAAGAATCTCGTATTGATTACGCTCAGCAATCTAGCGGGAGCCTTGTTTGTAGCTTACTTTTTCGGTCACGTAGTAGGTTTAACCGCAGACGGTGTGTATTTGGAAAAAGTAGTGGAAATGGCTGGACATAAGCTTGAGGCTGGCTTCTTGCCGGCATTTGTTTCCGGTATCGGTTGTAACTGGCTCGTAGCTCTGGCGGTATGGCTCTGCTATGGAGCAGATAACTTCAGTGGCAAAATCCTCGGTATCTGGTTCCCAACAATGGCTTTTGTAGCTATCGGCTTCCAGCACGTTGTAGCCAACATGTTCTTAATTCCGGCTGCTATTTTTGAAGGGTATTTTTCATGGGGACAGTACTTTAGCAACTTTGTTCCGGTATGGCTAGGCAATCTGACGGGCGGTGCGATATTTGTTGCGGCAGCGTATTGGATGGCTTACTTGCGTAAAGAACCTGCGGCTATTCAATCCGTGAACAGCATGTCCGGTAGCGGTGTGAAGAAACACGCCTAA
- a CDS encoding FAD-dependent oxidoreductase translates to MKVAVIGCTHAGTAAIVNTAQLYPEAEITVYERNDNISFLSCGIALYVGGVVKDPQGLFYSSPEKLAELGVKTNMRHEVTAVDTKSKTLRIRNLATGQEFADTYDKLIMTTGSWPIVPKLEGLELDGILLSKNYDHSNTIIEKAKQANKITVVGAGYIGVELVEAFQMNGKQVTLIDGEDRILNKYLDPEFTAPIEQSFKDHGIKLALNEKVSSFAGEGGKVTKVITSEGEHETDLVILCIGFRPNTELLKGQVDMLPNGAILVNDYMQTSCPDVYAAGDSCAIHYNPTGKHAYIPLATNAVRMGTLVARNLVTETIPYMGTQGTSGIKIYEDNIAATGLTEEGAKAEGMDVETTMIIDNYRPEFMPTFEQVQLKVVFDRVTRRILGAQIMSKMDLTQSINTVSVCIQNKMTIDQLAFIDFFFQPHYNKPWNFLNTVGLQALPTTVPSKEAVTV, encoded by the coding sequence ATGAAAGTAGCTGTCATTGGATGTACCCATGCTGGAACTGCCGCAATTGTAAATACTGCTCAACTTTACCCGGAAGCCGAGATTACAGTGTATGAGCGTAATGATAATATTTCCTTTTTATCCTGCGGGATTGCTTTATACGTAGGTGGAGTAGTCAAAGATCCACAGGGGCTGTTCTATTCCTCCCCAGAGAAACTTGCAGAGCTTGGTGTAAAGACCAACATGCGTCATGAAGTGACCGCAGTGGATACGAAGTCCAAAACGCTGCGCATTCGCAATTTGGCAACTGGACAGGAGTTCGCCGATACCTACGATAAGCTGATTATGACTACGGGTTCATGGCCGATTGTGCCGAAGCTCGAAGGGCTTGAACTGGATGGGATCTTACTCTCCAAGAACTATGACCATTCCAATACCATTATAGAAAAAGCAAAACAAGCGAACAAAATCACAGTCGTAGGCGCTGGTTATATCGGTGTTGAGTTGGTGGAAGCTTTCCAAATGAACGGGAAGCAGGTTACGCTGATCGATGGTGAGGATCGTATTCTGAATAAATATCTGGACCCAGAGTTCACTGCACCAATAGAACAATCCTTTAAGGATCATGGAATTAAATTAGCACTAAATGAGAAGGTCAGTTCTTTTGCTGGCGAAGGCGGTAAAGTTACCAAGGTTATTACAAGCGAAGGGGAACATGAGACGGATCTGGTCATTCTCTGTATCGGCTTCCGTCCGAATACAGAACTCTTGAAAGGTCAAGTGGATATGCTGCCTAATGGCGCAATTCTGGTCAATGACTATATGCAGACTAGTTGCCCAGATGTGTATGCCGCTGGTGATAGCTGCGCGATTCATTACAACCCTACAGGTAAGCACGCTTATATTCCACTGGCAACCAATGCAGTACGGATGGGCACCTTGGTCGCACGTAACTTGGTGACAGAGACGATTCCTTATATGGGTACTCAAGGGACTTCTGGCATTAAGATTTATGAAGACAATATCGCAGCAACAGGTCTTACAGAAGAAGGGGCTAAAGCTGAGGGAATGGATGTAGAGACCACCATGATTATTGACAACTACCGTCCAGAATTCATGCCAACCTTCGAGCAGGTTCAACTAAAAGTAGTATTTGATCGCGTCACACGCCGCATTCTCGGAGCGCAAATCATGTCCAAAATGGATCTGACGCAATCGATTAACACAGTGTCTGTATGTATTCAAAATAAAATGACGATCGACCAGCTTGCCTTCATCGATTTCTTCTTCCAACCTCATTACAACAAGCCTTGGAACTTCCTGAATACAGTAGGTCTTCAAGCGCTGCCGACTACAGTACCAAGTAAAGAGGCTGTAACCGTTTAA
- a CDS encoding formate--tetrahydrofolate ligase, whose product MKLITEVASQAGIGEEHLELYGKYKSKLSPSLWEDMKNKPDGKLVLVTAVNPTPAGEGKTLTTIGLAQALNAAGVKTVAALREPSLGPCLGMKGGATGGGKSQIVPADEINLHFTGDIHAVTSAHNLLSAMIDNHIFQGNKRGLDPQRIVWKRVMDMNDRSLRSIVTGLGDGNGAVRESGFQITTASEIMAVLCLCDNLSDLKNRLNRILIGYDQEGQPVTAEQIGAVEAMTALLKEAVKPNLVQTLEGTPVIVHGGPFANIAHGCSSVIGTRYALKLGDVVVTEAGFGADLGAEKFMDIKCRQAGLTPSAAVLVVTVKSLKYNGGVPKNELQTENRTALRSGLSNLERHVENLGKFGVPVLVAINHFEGDSPEEINDVVEACRRLNVPAAISKVWAEGSAGGQELASELKKLLDHSDTERFAPLYENELDISSKITKIVREIYRGAEVNFSPVAKRSLAVIEQLGLNELQVCMAKTPYSFSDQPRLLGAPEGFTVGIRDITLSLGAGFAVVITGNIVTMPGLPAKPAAEALWLDEDGEIHGLV is encoded by the coding sequence ATGAAGTTAATTACAGAGGTAGCATCACAAGCGGGAATTGGCGAAGAGCATCTGGAACTATACGGAAAATATAAAAGTAAACTTTCGCCGTCCTTATGGGAGGATATGAAGAACAAGCCAGATGGCAAGCTGGTATTGGTCACTGCGGTGAACCCCACCCCTGCTGGCGAAGGGAAGACCTTGACAACCATAGGGCTAGCACAAGCACTGAACGCAGCAGGTGTAAAGACCGTGGCTGCTTTACGCGAGCCCTCCCTTGGACCATGCTTAGGCATGAAAGGCGGTGCCACAGGCGGAGGAAAGTCGCAAATCGTTCCGGCCGATGAGATTAATTTGCACTTTACGGGCGATATTCATGCGGTAACTTCTGCGCATAATCTCTTGTCTGCAATGATTGACAATCATATCTTCCAAGGCAATAAGCGGGGTCTTGATCCACAGCGTATCGTTTGGAAACGCGTAATGGATATGAATGATCGCAGTCTGCGGAGCATCGTGACAGGGCTCGGAGATGGAAACGGAGCCGTACGGGAAAGCGGCTTTCAGATCACGACAGCATCTGAGATTATGGCTGTGTTATGCCTATGTGATAATTTAAGTGATCTTAAAAATCGTCTGAACCGCATTTTGATTGGATATGACCAAGAGGGACAGCCTGTAACGGCCGAGCAAATAGGGGCAGTTGAAGCAATGACAGCGCTGCTGAAGGAAGCGGTTAAGCCTAATCTGGTGCAGACCTTGGAGGGGACTCCTGTTATTGTACACGGCGGTCCATTTGCGAATATCGCCCATGGCTGCAGTAGTGTTATCGGTACTCGTTATGCACTCAAGCTGGGAGATGTTGTTGTTACGGAAGCAGGCTTCGGAGCGGATCTTGGTGCAGAGAAATTCATGGATATCAAATGCCGGCAAGCCGGTCTAACTCCTTCAGCGGCAGTGCTTGTCGTGACGGTGAAATCCTTGAAATATAACGGTGGCGTACCTAAGAATGAGCTCCAAACTGAGAACCGGACGGCGCTGCGCTCTGGATTGTCTAATTTGGAGCGTCATGTAGAGAATCTCGGCAAATTTGGGGTACCTGTTCTTGTTGCCATTAATCATTTTGAAGGCGACAGCCCAGAAGAGATTAATGATGTTGTGGAGGCTTGTCGCCGATTGAACGTTCCTGCGGCAATATCCAAGGTATGGGCAGAAGGTAGCGCGGGCGGACAAGAGTTGGCTTCGGAACTAAAGAAGCTTCTGGACCATAGCGACACTGAGCGCTTTGCGCCTTTGTATGAGAACGAACTCGACATCTCTTCCAAAATCACCAAGATTGTGCGCGAAATTTATCGTGGTGCAGAGGTTAACTTTTCCCCTGTGGCCAAACGCAGCCTAGCAGTTATTGAGCAGCTCGGGTTGAATGAACTTCAAGTATGTATGGCGAAGACACCATATTCCTTCTCGGACCAACCTAGATTGCTTGGCGCTCCTGAAGGGTTCACCGTAGGCATACGTGATATCACGCTTTCGCTCGGTGCAGGGTTTGCTGTAGTTATCACGGGCAATATCGTTACGATGCCAGGGCTGCCGGCTAAACCAGCCGCTGAGGCACTATGGCTGGATGAGGATGGCGAGATTCACGGTTTGGTGTAA
- a CDS encoding glutathione peroxidase: MSIYNFSGVTPSGKEVSFTDYEGKVLLIANTASKCGLTPQYGDLQKLYEQYGDQGLVVLGFPCNQFAGQEPGTSEEAEEFCQINYGVTFPVFAKVDVNGPDASPLFNYLKEQQPGAGESSDISWNFTKFLIDRSGNVVARVEPKESPETMTEHIESSL, translated from the coding sequence ATGTCGATCTACAATTTTTCCGGTGTTACGCCTTCGGGTAAAGAAGTTTCATTTACGGATTATGAAGGTAAGGTGCTGCTGATTGCCAATACGGCCAGCAAATGTGGACTTACACCGCAGTATGGGGATCTCCAGAAGCTCTACGAACAGTATGGGGATCAGGGACTTGTAGTATTAGGATTCCCCTGCAACCAATTCGCTGGTCAGGAGCCGGGTACAAGTGAAGAAGCTGAAGAGTTCTGCCAGATTAATTACGGAGTCACCTTTCCCGTATTTGCCAAAGTTGATGTGAACGGACCAGATGCCAGCCCTCTTTTCAATTATTTAAAAGAGCAGCAGCCTGGTGCTGGAGAGAGTAGCGATATTAGCTGGAATTTCACGAAGTTCCTTATTGATCGCAGTGGCAATGTAGTGGCTCGTGTTGAGCCGAAGGAATCGCCAGAAACGATGACAGAACATATTGAGTCCTCACTGTAA
- a CDS encoding M15 family metallopeptidase, whose protein sequence is MSKKLKLVSLLIVVIAVGWGIGKYTTTSPSASNNSGSNINVQDNLQAKPGADGNGTEVGITDPAVANPSNSTDPSDPSESDSNGGGSSTDNSFKAPDSIAVMVNKQYGLPDNYKPSDLVYPDVRFTFKEKIEKRMMRKEAAEALEKMFAGAEEDGIYLAGVSAYRSKETQTRLYNRYVEKDGEELARTYSAVPGYSEHQTGLAIDVSGSDGKCAAESCFGGTKEAEWLAQHATEYGFIIRFPEGKQDITGYKYEPWHIRYVGKDIAAYIADKGITLEEYYDVVPVSK, encoded by the coding sequence ATGTCTAAAAAATTGAAATTAGTGAGCTTGTTGATTGTCGTTATTGCAGTTGGCTGGGGAATTGGGAAGTATACGACAACTTCTCCCTCTGCGTCGAACAATAGCGGGTCCAATATAAATGTACAGGATAATCTTCAAGCTAAGCCTGGTGCAGACGGTAATGGCACCGAAGTGGGCATAACGGACCCGGCGGTAGCTAATCCATCTAATTCAACGGATCCCTCTGATCCATCCGAATCGGACAGTAATGGCGGGGGCAGTAGCACTGATAATTCTTTTAAAGCGCCTGATAGTATAGCTGTGATGGTGAATAAGCAGTATGGACTGCCTGATAACTATAAACCATCTGATCTTGTCTATCCGGATGTGCGGTTTACGTTTAAAGAGAAAATCGAAAAGCGTATGATGCGCAAGGAAGCTGCCGAAGCATTAGAGAAAATGTTCGCAGGCGCAGAGGAAGACGGGATTTACTTGGCTGGCGTTTCGGCATACCGTTCTAAGGAGACCCAAACGAGGCTGTATAATCGTTATGTTGAGAAAGACGGAGAAGAACTGGCCCGTACTTACAGTGCCGTGCCTGGCTATAGCGAGCATCAGACAGGGCTTGCTATCGATGTCTCAGGAAGTGACGGTAAATGTGCTGCGGAGAGCTGTTTCGGTGGAACGAAGGAAGCTGAGTGGCTAGCGCAGCATGCAACCGAATATGGTTTTATCATCCGCTTTCCAGAAGGTAAGCAGGACATTACAGGCTATAAATATGAGCCTTGGCATATCCGTTATGTGGGCAAGGATATAGCTGCTTATATAGCGGATAAAGGGATTACGTTGGAAGAATATTATGATGTTGTACCAGTATCCAAATAA